The Oryzias latipes chromosome 4, ASM223467v1 genome includes a window with the following:
- the LOC111947366 gene encoding uncharacterized protein LOC111947366 — MGKAKLAPQSEPTIPRLELCGAVLAVEMADLIQDELDLKFDAVQFYTDSKVVLGYICNETKRFYTYVHNRVQRIRQSSTPEQWNYVRTEENPADHASRSLSASRLSQTSWFTGPSFLHKTSTATTQPKGRFQLIEPEKDSEIRQQVQTCATYVEEAMFNVDRFHRFSTFASIVKGLAFLIHMARAHKQSNPKSKCSGWHKCHLPRTADEMAQARDVVLKAVQRTAFLKELSALQSNQAVAKNSPLQKLSPTLDGGLLCVGGRLNNSELTSVEKNPIILPKDSHISLLLTRHYHVQVKHQGRHLTEGAIRAAGLWILGGKALINSVIHKCVTCRRLRRKPEEQCMADLPSERLTACPPFTYVGLDVFGPWSVTARRTRGGQAESKRWAIMFSCLSSRAVHIEVIESMDSSSCINALRRFFALRGPAKQLQSDCGTNFIGACKELGMDKTVQKYLSEQGCSWKFNPPRASHMGGCWERMIGVARKILDSMLLQQKSNLTHEVLCTFMAEVTAIMNARPLLPVSADPQQPFILSPSMLLTQKSGVPPPPGDFNNKDLYTNQWRRVQALANQFWSRWSREYLPTLQSRQKWTTPRRNLQVGDLVLLRDKQTVRNCWPMARITATFPGQDDLVRKVEVSTVDQGTPKTFQRPVTEVVLLLPTD; from the coding sequence ATGGGCAAGGCTAAGCTAGCTCCTCAGTCAGAGCCAACCATCCCTAGGCTTGAGCTCTGTGGTGCTGTTCTCGCAGTTGAAATGGCAGATCTTATCCAGGATGAGCTTGATCTAAAGTTTGATGCTGTTCAGTTTTACACAGACAGCAAAGTCGTCCTTGGATATATTTGTAATGAGACAAAGCGTTTCTATACGTATGTCCATAATAGAGTCCAACGTATACGCCAGTCTTCAACTCCAGAGCAGTGGAATTATGTTCGCACAGAGGAGAACCCTGCAGACCACGCATCAAGATCCTTATCAGCATCTCGCCTTTCCCAAACATCTTGGTTTACTGGTCCTTCCTTCCTGCATAAGACATCAACAGCCACAACACAACCTAAAGGGAGGTTTCAGCTTATTGAACCTGAGAAAGACTCTGAGATCCGTCAACAAGTGCAAACATGTGCTACTTACGTTGAAGAAGCAATGTTTAATGTTGATCGTTTCCACCGCTTCTCCACTTTTGCTTCCATTGTTAAAGGACTTGCCTTCCTCATCCACATGGCACGAGCCCACAAACAGTCAAACCCAAAAAGCAAGTGCAGTGGATGGCACAAATGCCATCTACCTCGCACTGCTGATGAAATGGCTCAAGCAAGAGATGTTGTATTGAAAGCGGTTCAGAGGACAGCCTTCTTAAAGGAATTGTCAGCGCTGCAATCCAACCAAGCAGTGGCTAAAAACAGCCCCTTACAAAAACTAAGTCCAACCTTGGATGGTGGATTGTTATGTGTTGGAGGTAGACTCAATAATTCTGAACTGACATCTGTGGAAAAGAACCCAATAATCCTTCCTAAGGACAGCCACATCTCTCTGCTACTCACACGGCATTACCATGTTCAGGTGAAACATCAAGGCCGTCATCTGACAGAAGGAGCAATCAGAGCTGCAGGCCTATGGATTCTGGGAGGAAAAGCACTAATTAATTCAGTTATCCACAAGTGCGTGACCTGTCGCAGGCTGCGAAGGAAACCAGAGGAACAATGCATGGCTGACTTACCTTCAGAGCGCCTTACAGCTTGTCCTCCATTTACATACGTGGGACTTGATGTCTTTGGGCCCTGGTCTGTCACAGCTAGACGTACCAGAGGTGGGCAAGCAGAGAGTAAGCGATGGGCCATTATGTTCAGCTGTCTTAGTTCGAGGGCTGTTCATATTGAAGTGATTGAGTCAATGGACTCCTCCAGCTGCATAAATGCTCTTAGACGCTTCTTTGCACTCAGAGGCCCTGCAAAGCAACTCCAGTCCGATTGTGGTACAAACTTCATTGGAGCATGTAAAGAGCTTGGCATGGACAAAACTGTGCAGAAGTACCTGAGTGAACAGGGATGCAGCTGGAAGTTTAACCCGCCACGTGCATCACACATGGGAGGCTGCTGGGAGCGCATGATTGGCGTTGCCAGGAAGATTCTTGACTCTATGTTACTACAGCAAAAGAGTAATCTAACTCATGAAGTGCTTTGCACATTTATGGCAGAAGTAACCGCCATTATGAATGCTCGACCACTCTTACCTGTATCAGCAGATCCACAGCAACCTTTTATCCTCTCACCATCAATGCTCCTTACACAGAAGTCAGGAGTTCCCCCTCCTCCTGGAGACTTTAACAACAAGGACCTTTACACAAACCAGTGGAGACGGGTGCAGGCCCTTGCAAATCAGTTTTGGAGCAGATGGAGCCGAGAATACTTACCCACTCTgcaaagcagacaaaaatggaCTACACCACGTAGGAATCTTCAAGTTGGAGACTTAGTCCTGCTCCGAGATAAGCAAACTGTTCGGAACTGCTGGCCAATGGCTAGAATTACTGCTACGTTTCCTGGACAAGATGACCTTGTACGGAAGGTCGAAGTGTCAACAGTTGATCAGGGAACCCCAAAGACTTTTCAGAGGCCTGTCACAGAAGTTGTTCTGCTTCTCCCTACAGACTGA